The following are encoded in a window of Roseimaritima ulvae genomic DNA:
- the floA gene encoding flotillin-like protein FloA (flotillin-like protein involved in membrane lipid rafts), translating into MIAGGLLVALFLFILFIIFIRYGKLWFQAYMSVADVSLTSLIRMHFTKVNPHVIVQAKIMAAQAGMDINRRTGISTQRLESHYLANGNVMNVIHAIIAAHRASIELDFDQAAAIDLAGRDVLDAVQTSVYPKVIDCPDPRRSGKTTLSAITKNGIELRVRARVTVRTNLAQLIGGATEETIIARVGESIISSIGSTSSHFEVLENPDMITRNVLKRGLDAQTAFEIVSIDIADIDIGENIGARLQSDQAEADTRVARAQAERRRAEAVAEEQDQKAKVVANRAHLVLAEAEVPKAMADAFRAGRVNVREQ; encoded by the coding sequence ATGATCGCCGGCGGTTTGCTGGTGGCTCTATTCCTGTTCATTTTGTTCATCATCTTCATCCGCTACGGCAAGCTGTGGTTTCAGGCCTACATGTCGGTGGCCGACGTCAGCTTGACCAGTTTGATCCGCATGCATTTCACGAAAGTGAATCCTCACGTGATCGTGCAGGCCAAGATCATGGCCGCCCAAGCCGGCATGGACATCAACCGCCGGACGGGGATCAGCACGCAACGCCTGGAATCGCATTACCTGGCCAACGGCAACGTGATGAATGTGATCCACGCCATCATCGCGGCTCACCGAGCCAGCATCGAATTGGATTTTGACCAAGCCGCCGCGATCGACTTGGCTGGCCGCGACGTGTTGGATGCCGTGCAAACCAGCGTTTACCCCAAAGTCATCGACTGCCCGGATCCGCGGCGCAGTGGCAAGACGACGCTCAGCGCGATCACCAAAAACGGTATCGAATTGCGGGTCCGCGCCCGAGTGACCGTGCGGACCAACCTGGCGCAGTTGATCGGCGGAGCCACAGAGGAAACCATCATCGCTCGTGTTGGGGAGTCGATCATCAGTTCGATCGGTTCCACGTCCTCGCATTTCGAGGTCCTCGAAAACCCCGACATGATTACTCGCAACGTGCTCAAACGCGGGCTCGACGCTCAAACCGCTTTTGAAATCGTATCGATCGACATCGCCGACATCGACATCGGCGAGAACATCGGCGCGCGGTTGCAATCCGATCAAGCCGAAGCCGATACGCGGGTCGCACGTGCTCAGGCCGAACGGCGGCGGGCCGAAGCCGTGGCGGAAGAACAGGATCAGAAAGCCAAGGTGGTCGCCAACCGCGCCCATCTGGTGCTGGCCGAAGCCGAAGTTCCCAAAGCCATGGCCGACGCGTTCCGTGCCGGTCGCGTCAACGTGCGTGAACAGTAG
- a CDS encoding alpha/beta hydrolase family protein: MGFTRVSSRVRFAGGNGAALAGIVDAVEGHPDAPLVLFSHCFTCNKDLKAIVRISRRLADSGLAVLRYDMTGLGGSEGDFSETNFTTNLADLRAAAAYAAEHLRPPSLLLGHSFGGAASLAAAATRAVLPALADVQAVVGLAAPADTQHLASLLSRMNPAIEQSGRGTVTIGGLQWTITQAMLDDFRQHQLADLIGQIELPILICHSPQDATVPYGEALRIMHLAGSSETPSPVSLLTIDGADHLLANNASDLTYVADAIVNFARRYTTPAA, translated from the coding sequence GTGGGATTCACTCGAGTCAGCTCACGCGTCCGCTTTGCCGGCGGCAACGGAGCGGCTTTGGCTGGCATCGTGGATGCCGTCGAAGGCCATCCCGATGCGCCGCTGGTGCTGTTTTCGCACTGCTTCACCTGCAACAAAGATCTGAAAGCCATCGTCCGCATCAGTCGCCGTCTGGCCGATTCCGGGCTGGCCGTGCTCCGCTACGACATGACCGGGCTGGGCGGCAGCGAAGGCGATTTTTCAGAAACCAATTTCACCACCAACCTAGCCGACCTCCGCGCGGCCGCGGCCTACGCGGCCGAGCACCTTCGGCCCCCCTCGCTGCTGCTGGGGCATAGCTTTGGCGGCGCCGCGTCCCTGGCCGCCGCAGCCACTCGCGCAGTCCTTCCGGCCCTGGCCGATGTGCAAGCCGTCGTTGGCTTGGCCGCCCCGGCCGATACCCAGCATCTGGCCAGCCTGCTGTCTCGCATGAATCCCGCGATCGAACAGAGCGGCCGCGGCACGGTGACCATCGGCGGCCTGCAGTGGACCATCACGCAAGCGATGCTGGACGACTTCCGCCAACACCAGCTTGCCGACCTCATCGGTCAGATCGAACTGCCGATCCTAATCTGCCATTCACCGCAGGACGCCACGGTACCCTACGGCGAAGCGTTGCGGATCATGCACCTGGCCGGATCCTCGGAAACCCCCTCGCCGGTCAGCCTGCTCACGATCGACGGAGCCGATCACCTGCTGGCCAACAACGCCTCGGACTTGACCTACGTCGCCGACGCGATCGTCAATTTTGCTCGCCGCTACACGACGCCCGCAGCTTAG